From a single Saccharomyces kudriavzevii IFO 1802 strain IFO1802 genome assembly, chromosome: 15 genomic region:
- the MIP1 gene encoding DNA-directed DNA polymerase gamma MIP1 (similar to Saccharomyces cerevisiae MIP1 (YOR330C); ancestral locus Anc_7.64): MANVMVTSQWLVRMVRRRPLCVRYSTKRRTAEAARINPVGIQYLGESLQRQVFGSCGSRDETGQSDKLMELSKQSLKDHGLWGKKTLIAEPISFPLPPLQGQSLDEHFQKIGQFNSEPYKSFCLHKFTEMVARPAEWLRKPGWVKYVPGAAPVEVAYPDEELVVFDVETLYNISHYATLATALSSTAWYLWCSPFICGGDDPAALIPMNTLHKEQVVIGHNVSYDRARVLEEYNFRDSKAFFLDTQSLHIASFGLCSRQRPMFMKNNKRKETEAEAEVEAEVQSEISIEDYDDPWLNVAALNSLKDVAKFHCKINLDKADRDFFASTDKSTVIENFQKLVNYCATDVTATSKVFDKIFPVFLKKCPHPVSFAGLKSLSKCILPTKLNDWNNYLNNSESLYQQSKVEIESKIVQIIKDIVLLKDQPDVYLKDPWLAQLDWTAKPLRVTKKGIPAKGQKLPGFPEWYKQLFPSKDTLEPKITIKSRIIPILFKLSWENSPVIWSKESGWCFKAPQDQEDAFKAKNYILADSVSEEEEQLRMQNQGSPSTDVLFKVPHPNGPTFNCTNLLTKSYNHFFEKGVLKSESELAHQALQINSSGSYWMSARERIQSQFVVPSSKVPNEFLSLSAKPAPSSDKADDLAIIIPKIVPMGTITRRAVENTWLTASNAKANRIGSELKTQVKAPPGYCFVGADVDSEELWIASLVGDSIFNVHGGTAIGWMCLEGTKNEGTDLHTKTAQILGCSRNEAKIFNYGRIYGAGAKFASQLLKRFNPSLTDEETKKIANKLYENTKGKTKRSKLFKKFWYGGSESILFNKLESIAEQEIPKTPVLGCGITYSLMKKNLRANSFLPSRINWAIQSSGVDYLHLLCCSMEYIIKKYNLDARLCISIHDEIRFLVSEKDKYRAAMALQISNIWTRAMFCQQMGINELPQNCAFFSQVDIDSVIRKEVDMDCITPSNKIAIPHGEALDINQLLAKANSELGQPDLSIDSKVSQYAYKFREPVFEEYNRTYTPEFLKYFLAMQVQSDKRIVNQLEKEYLRECTSKEYARDGNTAEYSLSDYIQDVEKGKRTKIRIMGSNFLDGTNKAKINRRVRPSANMLDYTSLHKIANGSAVSQEQPVKDRETKERAAVSTEENRKKLTKKKKSTPMERKYKRVYGGRKAFEAFYECANKPLDYTLETEKQFFNIPIDGVIDDLLNDKPDYKRKPIRTRVTTHKAAKAVYSKKSPASKPTAKERGVLEMGKDITILQNISQKLH, from the coding sequence ATGGCGAACGTAATGGTTACGTCTCAATGGTTGGTGCGAATGGTGCGGCGGCGGCCGCTGTGTGTGCGGTACTCCACGAAGAGGAGGACCGCAGAAGCAGCAAGAATTAATCCTGTGGGGATACAGTACTTAGGCGAGTCTTTGCAGAGACAGGTGTTTGGGAGTTGTGGTAGTAGGGACGAGACGGGCCAGAGCGACAAGCTGATGGAGTTGTCGAAGCAGTCGCTCAAGGACCACGGGTTATGGGGGAAGAAGACGCTCATCGCGGAGCCGATATCGTTTCCCTTGCCGCCGTTGCAGGGTCAGTCGCTGGACGAGCACTTTCAGAAGATTGGACAATTTAATTCAGAGCCCTACAAGAGTTTTTGCCTGCACAAGTTTACGGAGATGGTGGCACGACCGGCGGAATGGCTGCGGAAGCCGGGCTGGGTCAAGTATGTGCCTGGGGCGGCGCCCGTTGAAGTGGCGTACCCAGACGAGGAGCTGGTGGTGTTTGACGTGGAGACACTGTATAACATCTCTCACTATGCGACGCTGGCCACGGCTCTGTCGTCGACGGCATGGTACCTCTGGTGCTCGCCGTTCATATGCGGCGGTGATGACCCTGCTGCACTTATACCCATGAACACGTTGCACAAGGAGCAGGTCGTCATTGGCCACAATGTCTCATATGATAGGGCGCGGGTTCTCGAAGAATACAACTTCAGGGACTCGAAGGCGTTTTTCCTCGATACTCAATCGCTGCATATCGCATCATTTGGGCTGTGTTCACGACAGCGGCCGATGTTTATGAAGAATAACAAGCGAAAGGAGACAGAAGCGGAGGCGGAAGTGGAAGCAGAAGTGCAATCGGAAATCTCCATCGAGGACTACGACGATCCCTGGCTGAATGTGGCTGCTTTAAACTCGCTGAAGGATGTAGCGAAATTCCACTGCAAGATTAATCTGGATAAAGCTGATAGAGATTTTTTCGCTTCCACAGATAAATCAACGGTGATTGAGAATTTCCAGAAGCTGGTCAACTACTGTGCCACGGACGTAACGGCCACCAGCAAAGTATTTGATAAGATTTTCCCcgttttcttgaaaaaatgccCTCATCCTGTTTCATTTGCAGGCTTAAAATCCTTAAGCAAATGTATCTTACCCACAAAGTTGAACGACTGGAACAACTACTTAAACAACTCCGAGTCTTTGTACCAACAGTCGAAAGTCGAGATAGAATCCAAGATTGTCCAAATTATCAAAGACATTGTCCTCTTGAAAGACCAACCCGATGTGTACCTCAAGGACCCCTGGTTGGCGCAACTGGATTGGACCGCTAAACCTTTGAGAGTGACCAAGAAGGGTATTCCCGCAAAGGGGCAGAAATTGCCTGGCTTCCCCGAATGGTATAAACAACTTTTCCCTTCAAAGGACACTCTAGAACCGAAGATTACCATCAAATCGAGAATAATCCCgattttgttcaaattaTCTTGGGAAAATTCCCCCGTGATATGGTCGAAGGAGTCTGGATGGTGCTTCAAAGCGCCACAAGACCAGGAAGATGCCTTCAAGGCAAAAAATTATATCTTGGCAGATAGTGTATccgaagaggaagagcaACTAAGAATGCAGAACCAGGGATCACCTTCCACGGatgttcttttcaaagtacCTCACCCTAATGGGCCGACCTTCAATTGTACTAATCTTTTAACAAAGTCATACAACCATTTTTTCGAGAAGGGCGTGCTAAAATCAGAATCTGAATTGGCTCACCAAGCTTTGCAAATCAATTCTTCAGGCTCATATTGGATGTCAGCACGGGAGAGAATCCAATCCCAGTTTGTGGTTCCCAGTTCCAAAGTACCCAATGAGTTTCTCTCTTTATCTGCCAAACCAGCTCCAAGTAGTGATAAGGCGGATGACCTTGCCATAATTATACCAAAAATTGTGCCGATGGGCACCATTACCAGAAGAGCTGTGGAAAACACATGGTTAACCGCATCTAACGCAAAGGCAAATAGAATAGGTTCCGAATTGAAAACCCAAGTTAAAGCTCCTCCAGGTTATTGCTTTGTTGGGGCAGATGTGGATAGTGAGGAATTATGGATCGCGTCCCTAGTTGGTGACTCTATTTTCAACGTCCATGGTGGCACCGCTATTGGTTGGATGTGTTTGGAGGGGACGAAAAACGAAGGTACAGATTTGCATACAAAGACAGCTCAGATTCTTGGCTGTTCTCGTAATGAAGCGAAAATCTTCAATTATGGTAGAATTTATGGCGCTGGTGCTAAGTTTGCCAGTCAATTGCTAAAAAGGTTCAACCCGTCTTTGACTGATGAAgagaccaaaaaaatcgcAAATAAATTATACGAAAATACAAAAGGTAAAACGAAAAGATCAAAactattcaaaaaattctggTATGGTGGTTCTGAGTCAATCctcttcaacaaattggAAAGTATTGCGGAGCAAGAAATCCCGAAAACACCAGTTTTAGGATGTGGTATTACATATTCACtcatgaagaaaaacctGAGAgcaaattcatttttaccTTCAAGAATCAACTGGGCTATCCAGTCATCTGGGGTGGATTATCTACATCTTCTGTGCTGCTCCATGGAGTATATcatcaagaaatacaaCCTTGACGCAAGACTCTGTATTTCCATCCATGATGAAATCAGATTTTTAGTAAGCGAAAAGGACAAATATAGAGCGGCTATGGCTTTGCAGATCAGTAATATATGGACAAGAGCTATGTTTTGTCAACAAATGGGAATAAATGAATTACCACAAAACTGCGCCTTTTTCTCGCAAGTTGATATTGACTCTGTCATCCGTAAAGAAGTTGACATGGACTGCATTACGCCATCAAACAAGATTGCAATTCCTCATGGAGAGGCCCTTGATATTAATCAGCTATTGGCTAAGGCAAATAGTGAACTGGGCCAGCCAGATCTCAGCATCGATAGCAAGGTGTCACAATACGCTTACAAATTTAGAGAACCTGTGTTTGAAGAGTACAACAGGACATACACTccagaatttttgaaatacttCCTTGCAATGCAAGTTCAATCAGATAAGCGGATTGTCAACCAGttagaaaaggaatacTTGCGTGAGTGTACATCCAAAGAATACGCTAGGGATGGAAACACTGCAGAGTACAGTCTGTCAGACTATATACAGGATGTTGAAAAGGGCAAGCGGACTAAGATTCGTATTATGGGATCCAATTTTTTAGATGGTACCAACAAAGCCAAAATTAACCGACGAGTTAGACCATCTGCCAATATGCTTGATTATACTTCACTCCATAAAATTGCTAACGGTTCCGCAGTTTCCCAAGAACAACCCGTGAAGGACCGGGAAACAAAGGAAAGGGCAGCAGTTTcaactgaagaaaacagaaagaaattgactaaaaagaagaaatctaCACCTATGGAAAGGAAGTACAAAAGAGTGTATGGTGGCAGAAAGGCATTTGAAGCGTTCTATGAATGCGCGAACAAACCACTGGACTACACTTTGGAAACAGAAAAgcaattcttcaatattcCAATAGATGGGGTCATTGACGACCTCCTCAATGACAAACCTGACTACAAAAGGAAACCAATACGAACAAGAGTAACAACTCACAAGGCTGCAAAGGCAGTGTACTCCAAAAAATCCCCGGCAAGCAAGCCAACCGCTAAAGAAAGAGGTGTGCTTGAAATGGGAAAGGACATTACTATACTTCAGAATATTAGCCAAAAACTGCATTAG
- the VMA4 gene encoding H(+)-transporting V1 sector ATPase subunit E (similar to Saccharomyces cerevisiae VMA4 (YOR332W); ancestral locus Anc_7.63): MSSAITALTPNQVNDELNKMQAFIRKEAEEKAKEIQLKADQEYEIEKTNIVRNETNNIDGNFKSKLKKATLSQQITKSTIANKMRLKVLSAREQSLDGIFEQAKERLSDIANNRDEYKPILQSLIVEALLKLLEPKAIVSALERDVGLIESMKDDIMREYGEKAQRAPLEDIVISKDYLNNDIVSGGVLVSNASDKIEINNTLEERLKLLSEEALPAIRLELYGPSKTRKFFN; this comes from the coding sequence ATGTCCTCCGCTATCACTGCTTTGACACCTAACCAAGTGAACGATGAATTGAACAAGATGCAAGCTTTCATCAGaaaagaagctgaagagAAGGCCAAGGAAATCCAGTTGAAGGCCGACCAAGAGTATGAGATTGAGAAGACCAACATTGTGAGAAACGAAACCAACAACATTGACGGCAACTTCAAGAGcaagttgaagaaggcCACGCTTTCGCAGCAGATTACCAAGTCGACGATAGCAAACAAAATGCGGTTGAAGGTTCTTTCTGCTCGTGAACAGTCGCTGGATGGGATATTCGAGCAAGCCAAGGAGAGATTGTCGGACATTGCCAACAACAGGGACGAGTACAAGCCCATTTTGCAATCATTGATTGTGGAGGCTCTCTTGAAGTTGTTGGAGCCAAAGGCCATCGTCAGTGCTCTTGAAAGAGACGTTGGCTTGATTGAGTCGATGAAAGACGACATCATGCGTGAATATGGAGAGAAAGCGCAACGTGCTCCCTTGGAGGATATTGTTATTTCCAAGGATTACTTGAACAACGACATCGTTTCCGGCGGTGTCCTTGTCTCCAATGCCTCCGACAAGATTGAAATTAACAACACTTTGGAGGAaagattgaaattgttAAGTGAAGAGGCATTGCCCGCCATCAGATTGGAATTGTACGGTCCTTCCAAGACAAGAAAGTTCTTTAACTGA
- the MRS2 gene encoding Mrs2p (similar to Saccharomyces cerevisiae MRS2 (YOR334W); ancestral locus Anc_7.62) has protein sequence MNRRLLVRSICGFQRLSRITLRRQNFPLLRHYSDTSTTAKTNGTILRKQLLSLKPISPSDSLFISCTVFNSKGNIISMSEKFPKWTFLTEHSLFPRDLRKIDNSSIDIIPTIMCKPNCIVINLLHIKALIEHDKVYVFDTTNPSAAAKLSVLMYDLQSKLSSTKNNSQFYEHRALESIFINVMSALETDFKLHSQVCIQILNDLENEVNRLKLRQLLIKSKDLTLFYQKTLLIRDLLDELLENDDDLANMYLTVRRSPKDNFSDLEMLIETYYTQCDEYVQQSESLIQDIKSTEEIVNIILDANRNSLMLLELKVTIYTLGFAVASVLPAFYGMNLKNFIEESEWGFTSVVAFSIFSALYITKKNFNSLRSVTKMTMYPNSPANSSGFPKTSPSNPVSNKLRKRRTWWKLTKQRLGVLFYGNTYYSRAVLPNNRFNKGLPKLKKFSMENDLKNKEDRDMIWKWLIEDKKN, from the coding sequence ATGAATCGGCGTCTACTGGTGCGTTCTATATGCGGTTTCCAGCGGCTATCGAGAATAACACTTCGAAGGCAAAACTTTCCCCTTCTCAGACACTATTCTGACACGTCCACCACTGCAAAGACGAATGGCACCATATTGCGTAAACAGTTGCTGTCGTTGAAGCCCATCTCGCCCTCCGATTCGCTGTTCATTTCTTGCACGGTGTTCAATTCCAAGGGAAATATCATCTCCATGTCTGAGAAGTTCCCTAAATGGACCTTTCTAACTGAACATTCTCTGTTCCCCAGAGATCTGAGGAAAATAGACAACTCTTCAATTGATATCATTCCGACCATAATGTGCAAGCCGAATTGTATAGTTATCAACTTACTACATATCAAGGCTCTCATCGAACACGACAAAGTCTACGTTTTCGACACCACTAACCCCTCCGCCGCCGCCAAATTGAGTGTGCTCATGTATGACTTGCAGTCTAAGTTGTCCTCCACAAAGAACAATTCTCAATTCTATGAACATAGAGCCCTCGAGagtattttcatcaacGTCATGAGCGCATTAGAGACAGATTTTAAGCTTCACTCACAAGTCTGTATCCAGATCTTGAACGATTTGGAGAACGAGGTCAACAGACTTAAGCTACGACAACTCTtaatcaaatcaaaagatCTCACGCTTTTCTACCAGAAAACTTTGTTGATTAGAGATTTATTAGACGAATTGCtggaaaatgatgatgatttagCAAACATGTACCTGACCGTCAGGAGATCTCCCAAggataatttttcagacTTGGAAATGCTTATAGAAACTTACTACACACAGTGTGACGAATACGTTCAACAGTCGGAATCGTTGATCCAAGACATTAAATCTACAGAGGAAATTGTTAACATAATACTAGACGCAAACAGAAATTCCTTGATGCTTTTGGAGTTGAAAGTCACCATCTACACTTTGGGATTCGCCGTAGCATCCGTCCTACCTGCATTTTATGgtatgaatttgaaaaactttatcGAGGAAAGTGAATGGGGGTTTACCTCTGTCGTGGCATTCTCCATCTTTTCAGCCCTGTACATCACcaagaaaaacttcaacTCATTAAGGTCTGTAACCAAGATGACCATGTACCCAAATTCACCCGCAAACTCTAGTGGATTTCCCAAAACATCACCTTCTAATCCTGTATCGAATAAACTGAGGAAGAGACGAACCTGGTGGAAACTGACAAAGCAGCGACTGGGAGTACTATTCTATGGCAATACCTATTACAGTAGGGCCGTCTTGCCGAACAATAGGTTTAATAAAGGCCTCCctaaattgaagaaatttagtatggaaaatgatttaaaaaacaaagaagacaGAGATATGATATGGAAATGGTTGATAGAAGATaagaagaattga
- the ALA1 gene encoding alanine--tRNA ligase (similar to Saccharomyces cerevisiae ALA1 (YOR335C); ancestral locus Anc_7.58): MTIGDKQKWTAANVRNTFLDYFKSKEHKFVKSSPVVPFDDPTLLFANAGMNQYKPIFLGTVDPASDFYTLKRAYNSQKCIRAGGKHNDLEDVGKDSYHHTFFEMLGNWSFGDYFKIEAVTYSWTLLTEVYGIPKDRLYVTYFEGDEKLGLEPDIEARELWRNAGVPDDHILPGNAKDNFWEMGDQGPCGPCSEIHYDRIGGRNAASLVNMDDPDVLEVWNLVFIQFNREQDGSLKSLPAKHIDTGMGFERLVSVLQDVRSNYDTDVFTPLFERIQEITSVKPYSGKFGEDDSDGVDTAYRVLADHVRTLTFALADGGVPNNEGRGYVLRRILRRGARYARKYMNYPIGNFFSTLAPTLIEQVQDIFPELAKDPAFLFEILDEEEASFAKTLDRGERLFEKYASAASKTESRTLDGKQVWRLYDTYGFPVDLTELMAEEQGLKIDGPGFEKAKQESYEASKRGGKKDQSDLIKLNVHELSELNDANVPKTNDEFKYGSANVESTILKLHDGTKFVNEITEPGRKYGIILDKTCFYAEQGGQEYDTGKIVIDDAAEFNVENVQLYNGFVFHTGSLEEGKLSVGDKIIASFDELRRFPIKNNHTGTHILNFALKETLGNDIDQKGSLVASEKLRFDFSYKKAVTGDELKNIEDTCNQQIKENLQVFYKEIPLELAKSIDGVRAVFGETYPDPVRVVSVGKPIEELLANPANEEWTKYSIEFCGGTHVNKTGDIKYFVILEESGIAKGIRRIVAVTGTEAFEAQRLAERFAADLDAADKLPFSPVKEKKLKELGVKLGQLSISVITKNELKQKFNKIEKAVKDEVKSRAKKENKQTLDEVKTFFETNENTPYFVKFIDISPNAKAITEAINYMKSNDSVKDKSIYLLAGNDPEGRVAHGCYISNVALAKGVDGSELAKKVSSVIGGKAGGKGNVFQGMGDKPAAIQNAVDDLESLFKEKLSI; encoded by the coding sequence ATGACGATCGGTGATAAGCAAAAATGGACAGCTGCTAATGTCCGTAATACATTTCTAGACTACTTTAAGTCCAAGGAGCACAAGTTCGTCAAATCCTCTCCAGTCGTTCCATTCGATGATCCAACTTTACTATTTGCTAACGCAGGTATGAACCAATATAAGCCCATCTTTTTAGGTACTGTCGATCCAGCTTCGGATTTCTacactttgaaaagagccTACAACTCTCAAAAGTGTATCAGAGCTGGTGGTAAACATAATGACTTAGAAGATGTCGGCAAGGATTCTTATCATCATACTTTTTTCGAAATGCTGGGTAACTGGTCCTTCGGTGACTATTTCAAGATAGAAGCTGTCACCTACTCTTGGACTCTGCTGACTGAAGTATACGGCATCCCTAAGGACAGATTATACGTCACCTATTTTGAGggtgatgaaaaattggggTTGGAACCTGATATCGAAGCTCGCGAGCTATGGAGAAATGCTGGTGTCCCTGATGACCATATACTACCTGGTAATGCCAAGGACAACTTTTGGGAAATGGGTGATCAAGGTCCATGTGGTCCTTGCTCTGAAATTCATTACGATAGAATAGGTGGTAGAAATGCCGCTTCTTTAGTCAACATGGACGATCCTGATGTCTTGGAAGTCTGGAATTTGgttttcattcaatttaACAGAGAGCAAGACGgatctttgaaatctttgcCAGCCAAGCATATCGATACTGGTATGGGGTTCGAAAGGTTGGTCTCGGTTTTGCAAGATGTTAGGTCCAACTACGATACCGACGTCTTCACCCCTTTATTCGAACgcattcaagaaatcacTTCCGTGAAACCATATTCTGGTAAATTTGGTGAAGATGACAGTGATGGTGTCGACACCGCCTACAGAGTTCTGGCTGATCATGTGCGTACATTGACCTTTGCTTTGGCCGATGGGGGTGTTCCAAACAATGAAGGTAGAGGATATGTCTTGAGACGTATTTTAAGAAGGGGGGCCCGTTACGCTCGTAAATACATGAATTATCCAATTGGTAACTTTTTCTCCACTTTAGCTCCAACTTTGATTGAACAGGTTCAAGATATTTTCCCTGAATTGGCCAAAGATCCCGCATTtctatttgaaattttggatgaagaagaagcttCTTTCGCCAAGACTTTAGACCGTGGTGAGAGattgtttgaaaaatacgCTTCCGCTGCTTCCAAGACTGAGTCTAGGACATTAGACGGTAAGCAAGTTTGGAGACTGTACGACACCTATGGTTTCCCAGTTGATTTGACTGAATTGATGGCTGAAGAACAAGGTTTAAAGATCGACGGTCCAGGTTTTGAAAAAGCCAAGCAAGAGTCCTACGAAGCCTCTAAAAGAGGCGGCAAGAAGGATCAATCCGATTTAATTAAACTAAACGTCCATGAGCTATCTGAACTAAACGACGCTAACGTGCCTAAGACCAATGATGAATTCAAATATGGTAGTGCCAATGTCGAAAGTACTATTTTGAAACTGCACGACGGTACCAAGTTCGTGAATGAGATCACTGAACCCGGTAGAAAATATGGTATCATTTTGGACAAGACATGTTTCTACGCTGAGCAAGGTGGTCAAGAATATGATACAGGTAAAATTGTAATTGACGATGCTGCTGAATTCAACGTTGAAAACGTTCAATTGTATAACGGTTTTGTCTTCCACACCGGCTCCTTAGAGGAAGGTAAGTTATCTGTTGGCGACAAGATTATTGCCTCATTCGATGAGCTACGTCGTTTCCCCATAAAAAACAATCATACCGGTACACATATCTTGAACTTTGCGTTGAAGGAAACTCTGGGTAACGATATTGATCAAAAGGGTTCTTTAGTTGCCTCAGAAAAATTGAGATTCGATTTTTCTTACAAAAAAGCCGTTACAGGCgacgaattgaaaaatattgaagataCCTGCAACCAacaaattaaagaaaacttACAGGTGTTTTACAAAGAAATTCCATTGGAATTGGCCAAATCTATCGACGGTGTTCGTGCTGTCTTTGGTGAAACTTACCCAGACCCAGTTCGTGTTGTTTCCGTTGGTAAGCCAATCGAGGAATTACTAGCCAACCCAGCTAATGAAGAATGGACCAAATATTCTATTGAATTCTGTGGTGGTACTCATGTCAATAAGACCGGTGATATCAAATACTTCGTCATTCTAGAAGAAAGTGGTATCGCAAAAGGTATTAGAAGAATTGTTGCCGTTACAGGCACCGAAGCCTTTGAAGCTCAAAGATTGGCTGAACGATTTGCCGCTGATTTGGATGCAGCAGATAAGCTGCCGTTCTCTCcagtaaaagaaaaaaagttgaaggAACTTGGTGTCAAACTTGGTCAACTGTCAATTTCTGTCATTACAAAGAATGAACTAAAGCAAAAGTTcaacaaaattgaaaaagctgTGAAGGATGAGGTTAAGTCAAGAgccaagaaagaaaataagcaaACTTTAGACGAAGTGAAGACATTTTTCGAAACTAATGAGAACACTCCATACTTTGTGAAATTCATTGACATTTCTCCAAATGCTAAGGCTATTACCGAAGCCATTAATTACATGAAGTCCAACGACAGTGTCAAGGACAAATCTATCTATTTATTGGCGGGTAATGACCCAGAGGGTCGTGTCGCCCACGGCTGTTACATCTCTAATGTGGCCTTGGCCAAGGGCGTTGATGGCTCAGAGCTTGCCAAAAAGGTGTCTAGTGTCATTGGTGGTAAGGCTGGTGGTAAAGGCAATGTTTTCCAAGGTATGGGTGATAAGCCAGCAGCAATACAGAATGCCGTCGATGATTTAGAAAGTTTgttcaaggaaaaacttTCTATTTAA